CATCCCGCGGCAAGGCACTGAAAGCGGCTATTGGAAATTAATTCACGACGGCATTCGAAAAGCGGCAGACGAGTTGTCCGCATTTTCCTTCGAAATCGATGTATTCGACTTTATTCGACCACAGGGCGAATCATTAACCCGGGCATTTAAACGCATGATCAAATCCGACTGCTGCGCCTACATCATCGCGCCAGTGATGGAGCAGAACATGCTGAAACTTTTGAGCGCACAGCCGATGACCGAGCCCTATGCCTTTATCGACTGTCCGCTGCCAGGCGCGGATCCGATTACCACGGTGGCACAAGACCCCTTTCGCGGCGGGTACCTGGCGGGCAAACTGATGGATCTGATATCGCATTCTGACGGACCATTTGCAGTGGTACGTCCTTATGCCAAAGCATTTAACCTTAACGAACGCGCACGCGGATTCAATGAATGGTTTGCAAGTCGCAAAAATGTAAAGGTTCTGAATATTGCATGTCCGGAGCGGCGCATCGCAGAAATTGCGGCAGTAATGGGAAAAACACTGCAGAAAACCCCCGATTTAAAAGGCATTTTCATTGTGTCATCGATAGGACACAAAATCGCCATGCATATTTCGGACACCGGCTTAAAAGATCAGATCAAAGTCATTGCCTATGACCTTGTGGAAGAAAATGCCAGCTGCCTGAAAGCAGGACAGATCGACTGCATTGTTTCACAGCGTCCGGAAGAACAGGGAAGACAGGCGTTACACCAGATATATCGCAAAATTATTTTGGATGAGGACTGCGTTCCTCAACAGGAAATAGCCATGGATATTTACTTCAAGGAGAATCTCGTATGAATACACCAGATGAACATTTTGTAATCGGCGCTGATTTCGGCTCCGATTCCGTGCGTGTCGTTATTCTGGATGCAGCGAACGGCCACGTCGCCGGTTCCCATGTGTCCTATTACAAACGCTGGGCGAAGGGTTTATACTGCAACGCCAAAGAAAACCGTTTCCGTCAACATCCGCGGGATTACATAGATAGTCTCACCGAAGCAGTTGTCGCCGCCATTCATGAAGCGGATGAAAAGAATGTGGTTGCGGACGGGATTGCACAGAAAATTTGCGCGATATCCATAGATACGACGGGATCCACGCCCTGTCTGGGCGATGCACAGGGAAGACCGCTGGCCATGCTGCCTGAATTTGCGGAAGATCCTGACGCCATGTTTATTCTCTGGAAAGACCACACATCGGTACGAGAAGCGGCCGAAATCAATACCGTTTCCTGCACATGGGGCGGAACGGATTTCACAAAATATATGGGCGGCGTTTATTCCTCTGAATGGTTCTGGTCCAAAATATTGCATGCGATTCGTCATAATCCGGAAGTGAAAAGTGCGGCGGTAACGGCCTTCGAACATTGCGACTGGATCTGTGCTGAAATCACGGGGACAACGGCACCCGAAACGATGAAAAGAAGTCGCTGCTCGGCGGGACACAAAATGATGTGGCATGCGGAATGGGAAGGCTATCCGCCTCATGCCTTCTTTGACAAACTGGATCCCAAACTCTCTGCCATTCGCGATACACTTGGACGCGAAACTTGGACCACTGATACGGTGGCCGGAACCCTGTCGCCGTCATGGGCCAAACGCTTTGGCTTGTCTGAATCGGTGATTGTATGTGTGGGTGCTTATGATGCGCATATCGGCGCGGTAGGCGGCGATGCGGCTCCGGGTACACTGGTAAAAAGCATCGGCACCTCGACCTGT
The sequence above is drawn from the Spartobacteria bacterium genome and encodes:
- a CDS encoding ribulokinase — translated: MNTPDEHFVIGADFGSDSVRVVILDAANGHVAGSHVSYYKRWAKGLYCNAKENRFRQHPRDYIDSLTEAVVAAIHEADEKNVVADGIAQKICAISIDTTGSTPCLGDAQGRPLAMLPEFAEDPDAMFILWKDHTSVREAAEINTVSCTWGGTDFTKYMGGVYSSEWFWSKILHAIRHNPEVKSAAVTAFEHCDWICAEITGTTAPETMKRSRCSAGHKMMWHAEWEGYPPHAFFDKLDPKLSAIRDTLGRETWTTDTVAGTLSPSWAKRFGLSESVIVCVGAYDAHIGAVGGDAAPGTLVKSIGTSTCDVIIGPKPAEGEKETLIKGICGQVDGSVVAGWIGYEAGQSAYGDYHAWLRQLLMWPVTHMMDMTPEAAEKIEKSLLRTLEAAAEKLVPTESSVVALDWINGRRTPFANQNLTAAIAGISLGTDAPAMMRALLESTAFGARAIIEAFEDGGLKIEKVMAIGGVARKSKLGMQILADVTHRDIYVTAGDQSPAIGAAVFAATAAGLYPDVFTAQKALSAGVERIHKPNPDYADIYDILYTKFRKLGAFIEAETKGEE
- a CDS encoding LacI family transcriptional regulator; amino-acid sequence: MHDIPHFQVVKNRNISAASLLTARDVCVMRYRTRSEKDETMTLVEIAKLAGVSIGTVDRVLHNRGRVSPKTKERVEEIIQEFGYQPNPLARHLKRNRVYRIGVLIPRQGTESGYWKLIHDGIRKAADELSAFSFEIDVFDFIRPQGESLTRAFKRMIKSDCCAYIIAPVMEQNMLKLLSAQPMTEPYAFIDCPLPGADPITTVAQDPFRGGYLAGKLMDLISHSDGPFAVVRPYAKAFNLNERARGFNEWFASRKNVKVLNIACPERRIAEIAAVMGKTLQKTPDLKGIFIVSSIGHKIAMHISDTGLKDQIKVIAYDLVEENASCLKAGQIDCIVSQRPEEQGRQALHQIYRKIILDEDCVPQQEIAMDIYFKENLV